TAATGAAGACGCAAGGAGAGGCCTTGAGTGAGCTAACATTTGTTGCGGTTCTGAAGGCATGTGCAAGTCTTCAACAATTGAATTACGGTGAGGGAGTTCATTGCTGCTTAGTCAAATTGGGATGGGTGAGGAGTATGCTCGTTGGGAGTGTGTTGATGGATATATATACAAAATGTGGTGGTTTACAAGAAGTTCAGAAAGTTTTCAATGATATTGGCGAGCATAATGTTATCTCCTGGTCTATCTTATTGGGAGGGTATGCTCAGAATGGGAGCATTTTGGAGGCTGAGGTGATATTTAAAGAGATGCCGGAAAAAAATGTGCGAACATGGAATTTAATGATTGATGGTTATGTGCGGAACGGGATGCTTGACAACGCTTTTGAACTGTTTGTTGATATGTTGAAAGTTGGCATGAAGCCAAATAGCTTTACCTTTACGAGCCTCATAAGTGGATGCTCAAATCCAGAACATACAAGAATTGGCAAGAAGTTTCACGGCTATGTGGTCAAAGGAGGCCTGGAATCAGAGACTCCAGTATGCAGCTCCTTGATTACAATGTATGGTGAACACAGAAATATTGGTGATGCTTGTTCAATTTTTGACATGATGGTTTCTCGTGATGTAGTTTCATGGACAGCTATGGTTGCTGCTTACATCTCTTATGGGAATCTAGATGCAGCTCTTGACATCTTTGATAGAATGCCAAGTAAGAATCTAATATCATGGAACACAATGATGTTTGGCCATTTGCAGAAATGTCGAAGCTTGGAGTTCAACTCTCTCAATGTGATGAGGAACCCACCTGCTCTGCTGTTCTTCTATCGTATGGAAAAATCATCTGTCAGAGCCAACCACTTCTCCTACAACTGTGCCTTGAGTGTTTGTGCTAACATTGGTGCTCTAGAACAAGCCAGAGCAATCCACTGTAGGACTGTGAGAAGAGGATATGAATCTGACCTGGGAGTAGGCAATGCTTTGATCACTGTTTATGGAAAATGTGGAGCTCTTGATGATGCTGAAGTATCTTTTAAATCCTTGATATATCCTGACATGATATCTTGGAATGCCTTGTTGACAGGGTATTCACAAAATGGACATGGAGATAAAGTTCTTGACATCTATGAGAAAATGCAGAAATCAGAAGTTGCACCAAATCATGTCACTTTCATAAATTTACTTTCTGCATGCAGTCATCTGGGAATGATAGAGAAAGGCCTGGAGTTCTTCAAACGGATGGAGAAAGATCACAATGTTAAACCCACAAGGGAGCACTACACTTGTATCGTAGATCTCCTTGGTCGAGCTGGTTATCTGAGAGAGGCTGAATCTGTTATTGGAAATATGCAAATAGTACCTGATGCAGTGGTGTGGGGAGCACTACTGGGGGCTTGCAAAATGCATGGAGATCCTGAGATGGGTAAACGAGCAGCTGACCAAATTGTTCTTCTGGAACCAGATAACAGCTCCGCTCTTGTTGCATTGGCTGAAACATTTGCAGCTGCAAATATGTGGAAATATGTAGTTGAAGTGAGAACATTAATGAAGGAAAAGAAGCTTCTTAAGGAGCCAGGAATCAGCTCAATTGAGATAAGAAATCAATCTTGCATGTTTCTGTCTGCTGATCCTTGCAGGCAGGAAAAGGATTGCATCCATGACATGTTGAATAGCCTTTATGGTAACATGATTGAAGGAAACTATACCTTAGATTCTGAACTTGTGGCTTTTGGTTGACTGTGGTATAATTTATTCAATAGAAAGGCTGATCATATAGAAGTGCAATTAAGAAGGGACCACGGAAAACCATTTGAATGTGATCTTGGGAGAATAAAGATTCTCCACCGGCTGTGACAATAACAGGATATTTTTCTTAACCACGACTTCAACAGGTATTTTAAAGTAATGTCAATTGTTTTCTGTAATGTTTTTATTATGTCACAGGCTTTGAATAGTGAGTTTGCAGGATTCCTCTCCTCATGGTCAACTGAATCAGATACCTATTCTTGGCGGCTCACCATCACTCTCAGAATGATACAAAATCACACCAGCATCATGGGGTAAAAGTTATTATACAAAGAACAACTGAGTTTCCTCTATAACATTGAAATGGAATTAGGAGATGCTCGGTGTTCCAAAATATTCAACAAATAGCTTGCTTGTTTGTGTGATCTTTTGAACTTAGAACGTGACTAGCAGTAACTTCTCTGGAAGGTGATTTATCTATCTGCTTATTCCTGCCAAAATGCCTTGATCCAATCAACTTCTTTGATTTGTGGCTGTTAGCTAGCTGAGGGGGACACTTGGGAAGGGTTTAATCTTGTAGAGAGAAATGAACATCAGGAGGTATGTTGAGGTGCACATCAATCATGTTATTGATAGTTGACATTGCATATGCCCAGTATGAATGTCAAAACTTGTGTGAGATTGATTTCTTAGTATTACTCTGTCAACTCCTCCATTTTTGTGTGGCAACATTCGCCCCTTAAATACAGCTGTCCATGTAATTTTGATGCTTCTATGTTAGGATGTTATGTGTTGATAGAACTATGAAGAATTCATTTTTGAAAACAGTCCAAGTGAATCTGTCTTCTTGGTGATTATGTTAATTGGTTAAAAGGCTAGAAAGTTAAGTTCCCTCCTCGAGGTTGTGATCATGTGAGGTTTATGACACCATTTTGAAAAGGAGCATAAGACTGCGGAAGTCCAGGTTAATAAATCCATTGACCTCCTTCATTCTTCTTGTTGCAAACATGAGACTGGGCCACCTTGCATTTCATCCTtttgtagtatcagctccagatCATGAGAATGCACTTTTTGTTCTAGCAATTCTATGAATAATTACTTTGGTAACCTAAAGATGGTCATGAAGTATGTTGCGATAATCAATAAGACACTTTTCACTTAGACTATTTGTTCTGCCAAAAAAGAAACGAATCTTCGAAGGTGCTAATCATTTTGATTTTATTGAGAGGATGAAGCTGGCTTTATGCTAATAGCTTGTTTAGAGAAAGGGCAATCCAAACTTTGATGGAGTTTCGTTCAGAAGCCTTATAATAAGAACGCATGAAAAAACATGGAATTCAGGTTATTGATTGTAGCAAGTGATGGGGTATTTCTCCCATGTAGCAAGGGCTCAATCCCTAGCAAGACCACTTGTAGCGATTGAACTTTTGATGTACATGGGTGCTATGTCATAAGTGGGCGGTCACATTTTCTAGATTTATTTGATGGACAGAAGAACGACCGTCTATCCAATGATTAGTATGATTGTAATATATATTTGTGGGCGACTTTCACTGAGTTTGGATGCCTTGAGTGGATTTTGGTCGCTCAAGGTATCCAGGAGTAGTTCGGGCACCCAGACTCATTGAGAATCATCTACTGGTCGCCCACTAACTTGCACACTCTTACTTGAGCGACAGTAGGGGACATCCAACATGGATGATTTGACGtggtcaaaattattattatttttatttctctctcaTCTACAAGCAATTCTTTTCTCTCTCTTGCATGCAAACAACTCTTTTCTTTTTCCTACATGTAAGGTGATACTGATTTCTACAAATTAGCACAAGGTGGTGCTAGTTTGTATTGATCTTTAAAGGCCATCACTAGTGCTGGTTTGAAACCAACACCAGCCAACACCGACGTGGTGTTGGTTTCTATAAACCAACACCAACGTGTTGGATTATTAAgacactagagggggtgaatagcgttcttcGCAAATCACGATTAAAAACAAGTTACGTAGCGGAAATAACAATAAGGAGaaggaaaggagaaagaaaaggcaaGCGCTAACATAGGTAGtttttatttggttcagagcTTTCGACAACCCCTACTCCAACCTTGCactgtcgagtgctttcgttggataatccactaatagtttgaaTGATTACAGAATTTAAGTAAAGAACTATAAGAAAATGTTACTGACAACAGGGAACATAAATAGATCTTGATCGTCGATTGTCGAACGAGCGTTACAGCATCGTAAGAGTTTTTCCGGAGCAGCGCGTAAGAATGAAAGTCATAGAAAAAGTTATTCTCAAGTTGCTGGTCAAAGACCTTTATATAGTTTCATTTCGGGTGTttggaacccctccgggtgcttggaccattGCTGACATGGCgatctctcgtcgaaacttgaTTCGTCAAGTTTATCCACTTCTAAGCGCCCAAACTCCCTCCGTGTGCTTGGACCGTTGATGTGGGTATGACCGGTTGTCGTGCTCCAACTCAACTTTGGGATGAAATTtttggtccaggcgcttggaccagcTCCGGGCACTTGGACCGTCCAAGTGCCTGGTTAGGCCGCTCGGGCGAGGTTAATCTGGACGCCTGGACTCCGGGCACTCGAACcctttccaggcgcctggactctTTTTTTTTAGCAACTTCTTTTTCTGCAAAAAAAGAGTTAGCCTAGACAACAAAAAAAATATGgttatcctgcaaaacaatgttagcacaatatagtaggatagtagtagtaattagatcatgtctcctcGATACCATGATCTAGTAAAGGTCTCAACTtaagtttcccaaatggacctaagttgaaCCGATACCTACAATTTTTTCAACCGGGAACGTGTCcacactggatctctcctccagttgcttacctcttacTTATCAACTGTAGTTGCTTACTTACctttaacccaccaggtcttcccgccagttgtcaggtctgcagactcaattagattttggtcgattgtcaggtcccgcggatcCAATCGGACTTCCAACTAGATATaaggtcccacggacctatctggactttgcaccGGCTATCGAGCCCTGCGAACTTAGCTGGATTTCAACCTGGTGTCAAGTCCTTCAGATCtgttaactcctgcacacttggtaaaataaTTACACTACAAAACACTcaaactttaatttacttgttattcatcaaaatctaaactaaatcattagtgcaaattacaccaacaCAATATTCGTGTTGGTTTCTACAAACCAACATAAACGtagtgttggtctttaaagaccaacaccaacgCTAGTTTGAAACTAGCATGGGTGCACCAGCACCATGTTAGTGCTAGTCTTTAAAGATCAACACTATGTTGGTGTTAGTTGGTGATAGTTTCAAACTAGTGTTGGTGCTGATTTGTAGAAATTAATCAATACCACTTAGGtgttgatttatataaattagcaCCACCAgatagaagagagaaaaaaattacATGTAGATGAGaaagagaaataaataataataatttttggcCATGTTAAATTATGAATATTAGATGTCATTCATCATCGCGTAGGTCAAAATGTGGAGGGtatcattttatatatattcttAAATAAGCCCCTAATCCATCTGCTTCTTAAATAAACCCCTAATCCATCTGCATGTTAATGTCATGTCATAACTAGTAGATTACGTGCCTGAGTTTGACGTGACTAACCGTGGTACTCTCTTAGACGCAAGTTAAAAGTCAGTTTATTTTGCTTCATACTCTTTTCGTAGTGAACTCCATTTGTGAAACACTCTTGTTAGAGTAATGTTAAACACATCACAAACTTTGCAGTGTGAGTGAGGCCCGTCCATTTGCAACTTATTTCACTTTCTTGAAATCACTCCTGAAATATATGCTGCTATTTGATCTGCAAACGAAGCAGGCAATTCCTCTCGTTGAGAAAACTTAACTATCTAATATAAATCAACAATATTAGATATACATCTTAAGtcattatcaataaaaataaaacatgtacaATTCTTAAAATTAAGTAGTGGAGATAATAGATGATAAGTAaaacatatttatatttaagAAGAGAATAATAGTATAAGTATTAAgagaaatatacgatgacttagATACAATatgagataagatgatatcaaagttgaaaataatatctAAGAGTATACTCGACGAGTCAAATTAGGGGTATCAATTCGGATggatcaggttcgggttgggttggaaaattatttttataaaaaatttcaatccGAATCTGAGTATAATCTGAAACCCCTAAACTTGAATCCGAACTTGACCAACCCGAATAACttgattaaaaatgattttttaattatttttctataattttttacttttatctcaatacttcaTTATTATCATACTAAGATTGATATTGATATAtataaaacatcttaatttttaaaatcaaatttgatTTACCCCTAAAAAACCTTCTAAAATCTAAATTTTGGGTCAATCAACTGATCCAAAAATCTCCAACCTGAAAACCCTTCAACCCGAATCTAAAAACCTCCaacccgaacctaattttttttttgagtcaGGTAGTCAAGTTGAGTTTATTTTAACACCTCTAAGTCAAATGGATACGCACTATCAAACAAAGAATCTTAGTggtagaatgagaaagtataaaagaaattgaaagaaaaacGAACAACgtataagaaattatatacttATATGAACgaggaaaattttttttaaaaaatacagtAGCTAAGAAAGTCGTGAATGAAGTTAAGAATTAAACTTTTTAATGcttatataaaaaattggatataaaagaaatggaaagagatatttatagaataactaaaatgAGAGAGAGGAAGACAATATATCTTATCAAAATAAGATGTACAAAGATGAATGCAATAGGGTACTAATAAATGATGAGAGAATAAAAAAGTGATGGGAgatatatttttattaactttttaatgaaggtttaggtgaccaatttAACTTGAGTAATTTAAGTAGCttaaatgagtataaaaatttcAATCCGAATCTGAATATAATCTGAAACCCCTAAACTTGAATCCGAACTTGACCAACCCGAATAACttgattaaaaatgatttttttaattatttttctataattttttacttttatctcaatacttcaTTATTATCATACTAAGATTGATATTGATATAtataaaacatcttaatttttaaaatcaaatttgatTTACCCCTAAAAAACCTTCTAAAATCTAAATTTTGGGTCAATCAACCGATCCAAAAATCTCCAACCTGAAAACCCTTCAACCCGAATCTAAAAACCTCCAACccgaatctaatttttttttgagtCAGGTAGTCAAGTTGAGTTTATTTTAACACCTCTAAGTCAAATGGATACGCACTATCAAACAAAGAATCTTAGTggtagaatgagaaagtataaaagaaattgaaagaaaaatgaACAACgtataagaaattatatacttATATGAAcgaggaatttttttaaaaaaaaatacagtaGCTAAGAAAGCCGTGAATGAAGTTAAGAATTAAACTTTTTAATGcttatataaaaaattggatataaaagaaatggaaagagatatttatagaataactaaaatgAGAGAGAGGAAGACAATAtatcttatccaaataagatgTACAAAGATGAATGCAATAGGGTACTAATAAATGATGAGAGAATAAAAAAGTGATGGGAgatatatttttattaactttttaatgaaggtttaggtgaccaatttAACTTGAGTAATTTAAGTAGCttaaatgagtataaaaatttaaatttttatcatagaatttaaatttcagcagtaaaacaaactttaaataggATGTAAAATGAAAAAATAGTTGGACTAaatgatttttcgatagatgtatGGAAGTACCTAGAGAAAGaaagtattgaatgacttacaaagttATTCAACCTGatattgaaaactaaaaaaataccTAATCAACGGAGGGTAAATAttttagttcccttatataaaaataaaaaaggcgTATATGCAAACTAtagaggtattaaactaatgagtcataccataaaatttttagaaaaaagtaATAAAACAAACTAAGGAGACTGCGAtgacaaaaatttaatttagatttatacttggaaggtcgacaatagaagctatacatctttttagatagttaattgaaaaatattgaaaatataagAAAGACCTACATATGATATTCGTTGACATAGAAAAAACTTAAAATAGAGTCCCAAGGAAAATTAgatgaaaaattctagaaaagagaggtgttagcataacatatattgaactaattaaggatatatatgagGATGTAATGATAAGAGTGAAATCTTCAGGCAGATTAATCGAAACATTTCTCATAAAGATAGAATTATATCAAGACTCTactctaagtccttatctttttaaTCAGGAAAAAATTCACTAGACACATCTAAGATACAATACTATAATGCATGTTATTTATAGATGATATTATTGTAGGGGATCGGTGACCGACtataaggggggttggatagctaggtcaccccgaacttcttttcttctctacaaaagattagtgcacacgtggaaatacaactaactaatgaaaacaataaagaaagaatgccaaatcgctaacaagctcgatgtaacgtggttcagagattgcttgctcctacaccacgacgtgtccttgaggtggacgagcccttgatccttcggtggatcaatctccggcaatctccgactagagctttctccttctcggtggagcaaacctctcacaaaggatctcttcctctttacaatgatgaacttaggtttaggaggaagagagtaggcttggaagctttgggcaatgacaaggagttattcaataagcatgagtaacctccttcaagccccaaagcttcccttaaataagaggagagagttgatcatcatatcaactcatctcggcaccagtcgactggcaaaaccatcagtcgactggtgttaccgttagaggtagccaacggttactttccagcaccaacggtcatttaccaatcgactgctaaaactagcagtcgactggtagctatttgctgagcgaacagaatgcttctgttcgctgccagtcgactgctaaaacatgcagtcgactggtgcagtcgactgctaaaacatgcagtcgactgctaaaacatgcagtcgactgatgcaattgactgctaaaagttgcaaccgactggactgcaccttgttacacactcacactcatcctctccggagtcacccttgaagtcctcttcctcgaccttcgtccctcggatgcacccgagcccgcggctcctctccgtgccatccttcacgttgccttgaagtccacttccctcggctctactccgttgctcctcatccggcagtccctcggatgccttccacaccatccttcaccgactcaaggatccgagcactaggatgagcttcccaagcttagttacaccaagctcctcatgtgtgtttcaccaagtcctgcaagactcaaacacacatatcaaacacatatgaaagtctaacttaaactttttgacacacacatcaaaaccatgatcgtaccgatcaaacttgggtcgattgcaccaacaattattttagtagatgagaCACGTAAATGAATAAATGTTAAACTCGAATCTTAGTAGGAAATCAGAAAAGTGaaaagttttaggcttagtagagtaaaaacataatatataaaatttaagtttaataatattagacgtaatgagacaattgttaagatagggtATAATGAATTGTTAGAGTTTTCAGAatttatattcatttttataAAAGGCTGGAGGAATTGAGAGATATATCTTATATATAATACAATTGAGATGGTTGAAATAAAGGAGAACATCATGTGTCCTTTGTGATCGTAAAATATCTTTTAAGATTTAAAGGAATGTTTTACAAAATCATAGTTAGACATGTTATattatatgaagttgaatgttgagttatgactcgagcacataagCAAAACATAAAAGTTGCAGGATGAGGATGTTAAAATGCATGTGCGGACATATAAGAATGAAAAAGATaaggagtaaaaatattaaagagAAAGTTGTGATTGCGTTTATTGAGGGAAACTTTGgaagacacatttaagatgataCAAATATATACTTAGACAATCAATAAATGATACAGTTAGGTGATATAGACTATGACAAATgtgcatatcaaatgaggaagaagataaaaaaagacttggttaacaataataaaataaaatttatttaaatataaatgataatatagTATATGATAAAGTCCAATTGGCAAAATTCTAAGTTAAGAGTTAATTAATAAGAAAAAAAGTCTCTaagctattattattattttaatattttgaggATTAAACAAAAGGATTCATGAATAAAAGTGATAATGCCCCCAATGAGTCCATAAATTGTTAATGCTTTCATAAAATCTAGACTAAGCAATAAAGTACCTCATATTTTATCTTGGCGgatcttgtattttttttcttaattgttAGTGGATCTGAGAATACTGCTATCAGGATGAGCTTCCATGTGCACGTTCTCAATTTATCTTGGCTTCCGATGGAAAACTTTTGTGAGGTCATACTGGTCATCCCAGATTCGACATTACCTAACCTAGTTAATCAATTTTTAAACTAAGCAATAAAGTACTTCATATTTTACCCTTTGCTTTCAGTTGTCTTGCAATACCTTTTACAGCTTGGCCTGTAATAATATCTTAACCAACTCAAGGTCCTTCTTGATACCTAGTTGACTCCAACGTCCCTCTAACAAAATGTCTAGCTCCGTCCCTGATAACCAATCTAACAATAATAACACAAATGAAGGATTCATAAAGTCGATCCCATGATAGATAAACCTTACTTGTTATATCTATTATAGTTATGCAATGTTACAATTAACCAACTTTCACACTTTTTGCAAGAGAGACAAATTTTAGAAGTTGGATCCGGCAATTGTTTCAACTATCAATGAGACAACTAGAGGACAAATGCAGAGTTTGTATCAACAAGGAGGGCTTTGGAGCCATGCCATTGATTTGTCGTGCGCCAGTCCCTGAGAAGGAATTGCTATCATCTACTCTCTCAACAAAAATTAGCCTCATTGCACATATCATCTAGGGATGATCGGTGGACACCACGAGTATAAGTAAAAATTGGTGAATTTACTGAGATAGTTCCGACAAAGGAGAAGTTGAGTCGACGCCTAAAT
This genomic stretch from Zingiber officinale cultivar Zhangliang chromosome 7A, Zo_v1.1, whole genome shotgun sequence harbors:
- the LOC122002603 gene encoding pentatricopeptide repeat-containing protein At2g13600-like produces the protein MPHPNPTAARAAVTSLSRAAQSAKARPVSDATHRDPRCLSAVISGLALDGRPLEALRLFKWFQISALDPDEFTLSNALSLSANLSALDQGRQIQAFIFKKNLPMDVAATNSLINLYFKCGSVADAEKVFDGMLLRDVYTWTAMVSGYAHSGKLERAMTFFETMPARNTVSWNSMINAYQREGCHEMALELFSIMKTQGEALSELTFVAVLKACASLQQLNYGEGVHCCLVKLGWVRSMLVGSVLMDIYTKCGGLQEVQKVFNDIGEHNVISWSILLGGYAQNGSILEAEVIFKEMPEKNVRTWNLMIDGYVRNGMLDNAFELFVDMLKVGMKPNSFTFTSLISGCSNPEHTRIGKKFHGYVVKGGLESETPVCSSLITMYGEHRNIGDACSIFDMMVSRDVVSWTAMVAAYISYGNLDAALDIFDRMPSKNLISWNTMMFGHLQKCRSLEFNSLNVMRNPPALLFFYRMEKSSVRANHFSYNCALSVCANIGALEQARAIHCRTVRRGYESDLGVGNALITVYGKCGALDDAEVSFKSLIYPDMISWNALLTGYSQNGHGDKVLDIYEKMQKSEVAPNHVTFINLLSACSHLGMIEKGLEFFKRMEKDHNVKPTREHYTCIVDLLGRAGYLREAESVIGNMQIVPDAVVWGALLGACKMHGDPEMGKRAADQIVLLEPDNSSALVALAETFAAANMWKYVVEVRTLMKEKKLLKEPGISSIEIRNQSCMFLSADPCRQEKDCIHDMLNSLYGNMIEGNYTLDSELVAFG